A window of Castanea sativa cultivar Marrone di Chiusa Pesio chromosome 1, ASM4071231v1 contains these coding sequences:
- the LOC142609024 gene encoding uncharacterized protein LOC142609024: MAEINGSLRQTHPENPTLQTFFHALDPISLVLSQNSNSNQPVPLRLTTESFIMERGPRYGAYAELRESKLRMKQIKEQEPEVYEPKLTPPPKKQVKFQANLVSRPKGSSVLAQSVPDFSATLRKENRKPVSMLPPMLEMTPPAKNGSRVNGVLSNSRGSKSANAGEKRGVGGGLMARKSYASVEELKGLSSAAANAINGENRGGRNGRMVGKTVLGYRQF; the protein is encoded by the coding sequence atGGCAGAGATTAACGGCTCTCTGCGACAAACCCATCCAGAAAATCCCACACTCCAAACTTTCTTTCATGCCCTCGACCCCATATCTCTCGTCCTCTCTCAGAATTCAAACTCCAACCAACCCGTCCCTCTCAGACTCACCACGGAGAGCTTTATCATGGAGAGAGGACCCAGATACGGAGCATACGCTGAATTGAGAGAATCAAAGCTGAGAATGAAGCAAATAAAGGAACAAGAACCTGAAGTATATGAACCAAAGCTGACCCCACCACCAAAGAAACAGGTAAAATTTCAAGCTAATTTGGTGTCTAGGCCTAAAGGGTCCTCTGTTCTTGCACAGTCGGTTCCGGATTTCTCTGCTACATTGCGGAAAGAGAACCGGAAGCCGGTGAGTATGCTTCCTCCAATGCTGGAGATGACTCCTCCGGCAAAGAATGGATCCAGAGTTAATGGGGTTTTGTCGAATTCGAGAGGGAGCAAGTCTGCGAATGCAGGGGAGAAGAGGGGTGTTGGTGGTGGATTGATGGCAAGGAAGAGTTATGCAAGTGTTGAGGAATTGAAGGGGCTGTCTTCGGCTGCGGCCAATGCCATCAATGGTGAAAACAGGGGAGGGAGGAATGGCAGAATGGTGGGAAAGACTGTGTTGGGGTACAGACAGTTTTGA